In Nocardioides sp. JQ2195, a genomic segment contains:
- a CDS encoding tRNA adenosine deaminase-associated protein, whose protein sequence is MVEELDIDFALAAYREDGRWQLAELADEALQDIETLASGLRRFPGEGGTIALIGFDEDVFLIVRVNGSILQVLLSDITAADEWELARTAIEHLALPFPEEDDDSAPAGDLNILGDLGMHAMDMGLLIDDHDLYPDEMLSDVAGRLGFGPAFDDAVDLTTA, encoded by the coding sequence ATGGTCGAGGAGTTGGACATCGACTTCGCCCTGGCCGCCTACCGCGAAGACGGTCGCTGGCAGCTGGCGGAGCTGGCCGACGAGGCGCTCCAGGACATCGAGACCCTGGCCTCCGGATTGCGGCGCTTCCCGGGAGAAGGCGGCACGATCGCACTGATCGGCTTCGACGAGGACGTGTTCCTGATCGTCCGGGTCAACGGGTCGATCCTGCAGGTGCTGCTCTCCGACATCACCGCGGCCGACGAGTGGGAGCTGGCGCGCACCGCCATCGAGCACCTGGCCCTGCCCTTCCCGGAGGAGGACGACGACTCCGCACCCGCCGGTGACCTCAACATCCTCGGTGACCTCGGCATGCACGCGATGGACATGGGGCTGCTGATCGACGACCACGACCTCTATCCTGACGAGATGCTCTCCGACGTTGCCGGCCGCCTCGGCTTCGGGCCCGCGTTCGACGACGCGGTCGACCTCACGACTGCGTGA
- a CDS encoding MoxR family ATPase, producing the protein MTALDDTWFSSPDDALERLSATGYLADPATTTTAFLAGTLGKPLLIEGPAGVGKTELAKAVAASSGAELVRLQCYEGLDEARALYEWNYKKQLLRIQATGPDQAWEQTHDDIFTDEFLLRRPLLTAIRREEPTVLLIDEVDKTDVEVEGLLLEVLSDFQVTIPELGTVEAVRRPFVVLTSNATRELSEAIKRRCLYLHLDYPDPQREQEILLSRVQGLDDRLAHQLVEVVARLRELELKKAPSIAESIDWARTLIALQISSLDPAAINATLGVVLKHVSDHDRAIRELKLKA; encoded by the coding sequence GTGACCGCCCTCGACGACACCTGGTTCTCCTCACCCGATGACGCCCTCGAACGCCTGAGCGCGACCGGCTACCTGGCCGACCCGGCCACCACCACGACTGCCTTCCTCGCCGGAACCCTCGGCAAGCCGCTGCTGATCGAGGGACCGGCCGGCGTCGGAAAGACGGAGCTGGCGAAGGCGGTCGCCGCCTCCAGCGGCGCCGAGCTGGTGCGCCTGCAGTGCTACGAGGGCCTCGACGAGGCTCGCGCGCTCTACGAGTGGAACTACAAGAAGCAGCTGCTGCGCATCCAGGCGACCGGTCCCGACCAGGCGTGGGAGCAGACGCACGACGACATCTTCACCGACGAGTTCCTGCTCAGACGCCCGCTGCTGACCGCGATCCGTCGTGAGGAGCCGACCGTGCTGCTCATCGACGAGGTCGACAAGACCGACGTCGAGGTCGAGGGTCTCCTGCTCGAGGTGCTCTCCGACTTCCAGGTCACCATCCCCGAGCTCGGCACCGTCGAGGCCGTACGCCGGCCCTTCGTCGTGCTCACCTCCAACGCCACCCGCGAGCTCTCCGAGGCGATCAAGAGACGGTGCCTCTATCTGCACCTCGACTACCCCGATCCCCAACGGGAGCAGGAGATCCTCCTCTCCCGGGTGCAGGGCCTCGACGACAGGCTGGCCCACCAGCTGGTCGAGGTCGTGGCCCGGCTGCGTGAGCTGGAGCTCAAGAAGGCACCATCCATCGCGGAGTCCATCGACTGGGCTCGCACCCTCATCGCGCTCCAGATCTCCTCGCTCGACCCGGCTGCGATCAACGCCACGCTCGGTGTGGTGCTCAAGCACGTCTCCGACCACGACCGGGCGATCCGTGAGCTGAAGCTGAAGGCCTGA
- a CDS encoding glycoside hydrolase family 6 protein gives MVGSRRARSRLLVWGASSLLAATLLSTPTGATAQQSDDLSIGTPSTEVWQVPEAPHAKNRSNPLAGRVWGVYQGPQDQVWAPYRAATGAEKAAIGRIALRPRTKWYGSWIAPNQIDDKVRDYIRSSLAGDDEALVQLAVFRMKPWGGEACRRVPTKEERSAYRRWMRSLAEGIGDAHTLVEMQPDGPFFWCVPNRELTGRLLRYGTKLLSSLPNTSVYIDAGAADWCGNGSGNDPEMCAQTLEHTGIEFARGFALDSTHYTGPSDNIRHGTRIVKILRRDGYGDKHFIIDTAKSGVPTNWRDMIPSEPGGITDNARTCTTPTMTRCVTLGIPPTARAGVATWQLSDRDRAKARKWVDGFVWFGRPWLYNQADPFVKQRALDMDQSTKYPAPLP, from the coding sequence ATGGTCGGTTCGCGGCGTGCGCGGAGCAGGCTGTTGGTGTGGGGCGCCTCGTCCCTGCTGGCGGCGACCCTGCTCAGCACTCCGACGGGTGCCACCGCCCAGCAGTCCGACGACCTCAGCATCGGCACACCGAGCACCGAGGTCTGGCAGGTCCCCGAGGCGCCACACGCGAAGAACAGGTCGAACCCGTTGGCGGGCCGAGTGTGGGGTGTCTACCAAGGCCCCCAGGACCAGGTGTGGGCGCCGTACCGCGCGGCGACGGGAGCGGAGAAGGCGGCGATCGGTCGCATCGCGCTGCGACCGCGCACCAAGTGGTACGGCTCGTGGATCGCCCCGAACCAGATCGACGACAAGGTGCGTGACTACATCCGCTCCTCGCTGGCCGGAGACGACGAGGCGCTGGTGCAGCTGGCGGTCTTCCGGATGAAGCCCTGGGGCGGGGAGGCATGTCGTCGGGTGCCCACCAAGGAGGAGCGCTCGGCCTATCGCCGCTGGATGCGCTCCCTGGCCGAGGGCATCGGCGACGCCCACACCTTGGTGGAGATGCAGCCCGACGGCCCGTTCTTCTGGTGCGTGCCGAACCGGGAGCTGACGGGACGTCTGCTGCGCTATGGCACCAAGCTGTTGAGCTCGCTGCCCAACACCAGCGTCTACATCGACGCCGGTGCCGCCGACTGGTGCGGGAACGGCAGCGGCAACGACCCCGAGATGTGCGCCCAGACCCTGGAGCACACCGGCATCGAGTTCGCGCGAGGCTTCGCCCTGGACTCGACCCACTACACCGGGCCGTCGGACAACATCCGTCACGGGACCAGGATCGTCAAGATCCTGCGTCGTGACGGCTACGGCGACAAGCACTTCATCATCGACACCGCCAAGTCCGGGGTGCCGACGAACTGGCGCGACATGATCCCGTCGGAGCCGGGCGGCATCACCGACAACGCCCGGACCTGCACCACCCCCACGATGACGCGGTGCGTGACCCTCGGGATCCCGCCCACCGCCCGCGCGGGCGTTGCGACGTGGCAGCTGTCGGACAGGGACCGGGCCAAGGCCCGCAAGTGGGTCGACGGGTTCGTCTGGTTCGGCCGTCCGTGGCTCTACAACCAGGCAGACCCGTTCGTGAAGCAGCGCGCCCTCGACATGGACCAGTCCACCAAGTATCCCGCGCCCCTGCCCTGA
- a CDS encoding UvrD-helicase domain-containing protein, giving the protein MSDEVAEREVATEQAFVDRVYRQLESSTAAARQLAREGHDRGRLGHEGGLVERDAMVFQAAKRMAQLDAAHEGLVFGRLDLTPELDPEPRYVGRIGLRDDNRDSLLIDWRAPAAAVFYQATAAEPHDVVRRRVLRCTGPTVVGVEDELLDDSVETDLPIVGEGALMAQLSRARDRSMHSIVATIQAEQDKAIRAPSKGVVTISGGPGTGKTVVALHRAAYLLYTDRRRYEGGGVLIVGPSGVFMRYIERVLPSLGETAVALRSLGEVVDGVRATRHDDPAVADIKGAERMAEVVRRAARQAIPGAPDEFRLFYRDDVIRLDRQLLGRLRRDLLRQGRRNRMIPKVASTLLDAMWRQVRSERGRDRGREEFNDEMLGNDEFLAFALRWWPPLAAPTVLEWLRDADFLARVSDGILSQHEQATLLKSWDGSLSIEDIPLLDEARYTLDDVPEKTGEQNDFTDHLGGDLQELTTAADREFATGPSWRPPTHRIEDDPFAHVLIDEAQDLTPMQWRMVARRGRAASWTIVGDPAQSSWPVPAESDAARAAALEGKQVHSFHLSTNYRNSSEIYEYAAAYAERVGLDADLPTAVRSTGVGPTVLGPVDDLEASVRAEVARLSGEVAGTVGIVVPAARRAEVNAWLASWPEFADDAPSAAAPGVNPSGDDRIVVLTGLDTKGLEFDGIVVVRPQEIEDESQTGRAVLYVVLTRATQLLSIVS; this is encoded by the coding sequence TTGTCCGATGAGGTTGCTGAGCGCGAGGTCGCCACCGAACAGGCCTTCGTCGACCGGGTCTACCGGCAGCTCGAGTCATCCACGGCTGCGGCTCGACAACTGGCCCGCGAAGGACACGACCGTGGCCGGCTCGGCCATGAGGGCGGCCTCGTCGAGCGAGACGCGATGGTCTTCCAGGCCGCCAAGCGGATGGCCCAGCTCGACGCGGCCCACGAGGGCCTGGTCTTCGGACGCCTCGACCTGACCCCCGAGCTCGACCCGGAACCGCGCTACGTCGGCCGGATCGGGCTGCGCGACGACAACCGCGACTCGCTCCTGATCGACTGGCGAGCCCCCGCGGCCGCGGTGTTCTACCAGGCCACGGCGGCGGAGCCGCACGACGTCGTACGCCGTCGGGTGCTGCGCTGCACCGGCCCCACCGTGGTCGGCGTCGAGGACGAGCTGCTCGACGACTCCGTGGAGACCGACCTCCCGATCGTCGGCGAAGGTGCACTGATGGCGCAGCTCTCGCGGGCTCGCGACCGCTCGATGCACTCGATCGTGGCCACCATCCAGGCCGAGCAGGACAAGGCGATCCGGGCGCCGTCCAAGGGTGTCGTCACCATCTCCGGCGGCCCCGGGACCGGCAAGACGGTCGTCGCGCTGCACCGTGCGGCGTACCTCCTCTACACCGACCGTCGGCGCTATGAAGGCGGCGGCGTGCTGATCGTCGGCCCGTCCGGAGTCTTCATGCGCTACATCGAGCGCGTGCTGCCCTCCCTCGGTGAGACCGCGGTCGCGCTGCGGTCCCTCGGTGAGGTCGTGGACGGGGTCCGTGCCACGCGCCACGACGACCCCGCGGTGGCCGACATCAAGGGCGCCGAGCGGATGGCCGAGGTGGTCCGTCGAGCCGCCCGGCAGGCGATTCCCGGCGCCCCCGACGAGTTCCGCCTGTTCTACCGCGACGACGTGATCCGGCTCGACCGGCAGCTGCTCGGTCGGCTCCGCAGGGACCTGCTCCGGCAGGGACGCCGCAACCGGATGATCCCCAAGGTGGCCTCCACCCTGCTCGACGCGATGTGGCGCCAGGTGCGCAGCGAGCGTGGCCGCGACCGTGGCCGCGAGGAGTTCAACGACGAGATGCTCGGCAACGACGAGTTCCTCGCCTTTGCCCTCCGGTGGTGGCCACCGTTGGCCGCCCCCACCGTGCTCGAGTGGCTGCGTGACGCCGACTTCCTGGCCCGGGTCTCCGACGGGATCCTGAGCCAGCACGAGCAGGCCACCCTCCTGAAGAGCTGGGACGGATCCCTCTCGATCGAGGACATCCCGCTTCTCGACGAGGCGCGCTACACGCTCGACGACGTCCCGGAGAAGACCGGTGAGCAGAACGACTTCACCGACCACCTCGGTGGTGACCTCCAGGAGCTGACCACCGCGGCCGACCGCGAGTTCGCGACCGGTCCGTCGTGGCGACCGCCCACCCACCGCATCGAGGACGACCCGTTCGCGCACGTGCTGATCGACGAGGCGCAGGACCTCACCCCGATGCAGTGGCGGATGGTCGCCCGACGCGGCCGCGCCGCCTCGTGGACGATCGTCGGCGACCCGGCGCAGTCGTCCTGGCCGGTGCCCGCCGAGTCCGACGCGGCCCGCGCCGCCGCGCTCGAGGGCAAGCAGGTGCATTCCTTCCACCTCTCGACGAACTACCGCAACTCGTCCGAGATCTACGAGTACGCCGCGGCCTACGCCGAGCGCGTCGGTCTCGACGCCGACCTCCCCACCGCGGTCCGTTCGACCGGGGTCGGCCCGACCGTGCTCGGACCGGTCGACGACCTGGAGGCCTCGGTTCGTGCGGAGGTGGCCCGCCTCTCCGGCGAGGTGGCCGGAACGGTCGGCATCGTGGTGCCGGCCGCGCGTCGTGCCGAGGTGAATGCGTGGCTGGCCTCGTGGCCCGAGTTCGCCGACGACGCTCCGTCCGCCGCTGCCCCCGGCGTCAACCCCAGTGGCGACGACCGCATCGTCGTGCTCACCGGACTGGACACCAAGGGCCTCGAGTTCGACGGGATCGTGGTGGTGCGTCCCCAGGAGATCGAGGACGAGTCCCAGACCGGCCGCGCGGTCCTCTACGTAGTGCTGACCCGCGCCACGCAGCTGCTCTCGATCGTCTCCTGA
- a CDS encoding rhomboid family intramembrane serine protease — protein sequence MSLPEPRTSPTEATPRWVTAAVVIGSFVALLYAIEFVDTLMSNRLDAEGVRPRETDGLLGIVFAPLLHAGWGHLIGNTIPTLVLGFVILLSGVRTWLVVTAIVWVVGGLGTWLIGQDNSVHIGASVLVFGWLVHLLVRGFFAAKVGQIALGVVILVMYGGILWGVLPGQEGVSWQGHLFGAIGGGLAAWLLAGRAKPQPEVEKRDPLAW from the coding sequence ATGAGCCTGCCCGAACCCCGCACGTCACCCACCGAGGCAACGCCCCGGTGGGTGACGGCCGCCGTGGTGATCGGCAGCTTCGTGGCGTTGCTCTATGCGATCGAGTTCGTCGACACGTTGATGAGCAACCGACTCGACGCCGAAGGCGTGCGGCCCCGCGAGACAGACGGTCTGCTGGGCATCGTCTTCGCTCCGCTCCTGCACGCCGGCTGGGGGCACCTCATCGGCAACACGATCCCGACGCTGGTTCTGGGCTTCGTGATCCTGTTGTCCGGGGTGCGCACCTGGCTCGTGGTCACCGCGATCGTCTGGGTGGTCGGCGGCCTCGGCACCTGGCTGATCGGTCAGGACAACTCGGTGCACATCGGAGCATCGGTCCTGGTCTTCGGTTGGCTGGTCCATCTTCTGGTGCGCGGGTTCTTCGCCGCCAAGGTCGGCCAGATCGCGCTCGGTGTCGTCATCCTGGTCATGTACGGCGGGATCCTGTGGGGTGTGCTCCCCGGCCAGGAGGGGGTCTCCTGGCAGGGGCACCTGTTCGGGGCGATCGGCGGCGGGCTCGCGGCCTGGCTGCTGGCCGGCCGGGCCAAGCCACAGCCTGAGGTCGAGAAGCGTGATCCGCTGGCCTGGTGA
- a CDS encoding DoxX family protein, with the protein MSTQTLTGSTTSSTRDTSRTFGLVLTGLVSLFLAVDAISHLLNVQTAQDWNQKYGAPGWFAYPLGIALTISLITYLVPRTAVLGAVLLTGYLGGAMAVNIFINDQAVFGAAFAFIVAVLAWGGLWLRDDRVKVLYTR; encoded by the coding sequence ATGAGCACGCAGACCCTCACCGGAAGCACCACATCCAGCACCCGCGACACCTCCCGAACCTTCGGCCTGGTTCTCACCGGCCTGGTGTCCCTCTTCCTGGCCGTGGATGCGATCAGCCACCTGCTCAACGTGCAGACGGCTCAGGACTGGAACCAGAAGTACGGCGCCCCGGGGTGGTTCGCCTATCCGCTCGGGATCGCTCTGACGATCAGCCTGATCACCTACTTGGTGCCGCGAACCGCCGTGCTCGGTGCTGTCCTGCTCACCGGCTATCTCGGTGGAGCGATGGCAGTGAACATCTTCATCAACGACCAAGCCGTCTTCGGTGCCGCATTCGCCTTCATCGTGGCCGTGCTGGCATGGGGTGGCCTGTGGCTTCGCGACGACCGGGTCAAGGTGCTCTACACCCGCTGA
- a CDS encoding nucleoside deaminase — protein sequence MRAALDEARAALATDDVPIGAIVLDESGAVIGRGRNTREAEGDPTGHAEVVAIREAARARGEWRLGGCTLVVTLEPCTMCAGAIVLSRLDRLVFGAYDDKAGAVGSLWDVVRDRRLNHRPEVVAGVLAEESAALLDTFFRSARTGDS from the coding sequence ATGCGTGCCGCCCTCGACGAGGCCCGCGCCGCGCTGGCGACGGACGACGTACCGATCGGAGCCATCGTCCTGGACGAGTCCGGTGCGGTGATCGGCCGCGGCCGCAACACCCGCGAGGCCGAGGGCGACCCGACCGGGCACGCCGAGGTGGTCGCGATCCGTGAGGCCGCCCGGGCGCGCGGGGAGTGGCGCCTGGGCGGTTGCACCCTGGTCGTGACGCTGGAGCCGTGCACCATGTGCGCCGGGGCGATCGTGCTGTCCCGCCTCGACCGCCTGGTCTTCGGGGCGTACGACGACAAGGCCGGCGCCGTGGGAAGCCTCTGGGACGTCGTGCGTGACCGACGGCTGAACCACCGCCCCGAGGTGGTCGCCGGCGTCCTCGCGGAGGAGTCCGCCGCACTCCTCGACACCTTCTTCCGTTCTGCGCGAACGGGCGATTCTTGA
- a CDS encoding helix-turn-helix transcriptional regulator produces MTMTQARPGAGGVGVLLKDWRQRRRRSQLEVSNQSGISTRHLSFVETGRSRPSRDMVLRIADQLEVPLRERNTLLLAAGYAPAYDERTLADDDMSAIREALDLILTGYAPYPALVVDRDWNLVQANAAVAPLLEGVAPELLEAPVNVLRLSLHPDGMSNRIVNLAEWRGHLLDRLAREHAVTGSTSTRALHDELLDYPGGISHPPPDGRIAVPMRLRTDAGELSFISTVTTFGTAVDISVAELTVEAFLPADAATAAALRGRD; encoded by the coding sequence ATGACGATGACCCAAGCGCGTCCGGGTGCCGGCGGAGTCGGCGTGCTCCTCAAGGACTGGCGGCAACGTCGCCGCCGCAGCCAGCTCGAGGTCTCCAACCAGTCGGGCATCTCCACGCGACACCTGAGCTTCGTCGAGACCGGTCGCTCCCGACCCAGCCGCGACATGGTGCTGCGCATCGCCGACCAGCTCGAGGTGCCGCTGCGGGAACGCAACACCCTGCTGCTCGCGGCCGGCTACGCCCCGGCGTACGACGAACGCACCCTCGCGGACGACGACATGTCAGCCATCCGCGAGGCGCTCGACCTGATCCTCACCGGCTATGCGCCCTACCCCGCGCTGGTCGTCGACCGGGACTGGAACCTCGTGCAGGCCAACGCGGCGGTGGCTCCGCTGCTCGAGGGCGTGGCGCCAGAGCTGCTCGAGGCACCGGTGAACGTGCTGCGCCTGAGCCTCCACCCGGATGGGATGAGCAACCGGATCGTCAACCTGGCCGAGTGGCGGGGCCACCTGCTCGACCGACTGGCCCGCGAGCACGCGGTGACCGGGTCGACCTCGACGAGGGCACTGCACGACGAGCTGCTGGACTATCCGGGCGGGATCTCGCATCCCCCGCCGGACGGACGGATCGCCGTGCCGATGCGCCTGCGCACCGACGCCGGAGAGCTCTCGTTCATCAGCACGGTCACCACCTTCGGCACTGCTGTGGACATCTCGGTCGCCGAGCTCACCGTCGAAGCTTTTCTCCCGGCCGATGCGGCGACCGCTGCCGCGCTACGGGGCCGGGACTGA
- a CDS encoding SigE family RNA polymerase sigma factor has protein sequence MTTMRVEPAGVPMTDRVDFDDFVAARSSGLLRTAYLLTHDHALAEDLLQTALTKAWFAWSRIDGNPEPYIRKILVNTYATWWRRKWNGELASDQLPERPGAGSSDAVDDNHDLWQAMERLPRRQRAVVVLRYFEDLSEADTAELLGCSRGTVKSQLSKALAKLRIDPALASTDPTTDEGAQR, from the coding sequence ATGACCACCATGAGAGTCGAGCCGGCGGGGGTGCCGATGACTGATCGCGTCGACTTCGACGACTTCGTGGCCGCGCGCTCCAGCGGTCTCCTGCGTACGGCGTACCTCCTCACCCACGACCATGCCCTGGCCGAGGACCTGCTCCAGACCGCGTTGACCAAGGCCTGGTTCGCGTGGTCGCGCATCGACGGGAACCCCGAGCCCTACATCCGCAAGATCCTGGTCAACACGTACGCCACCTGGTGGCGCCGCAAGTGGAACGGCGAGCTGGCCTCCGACCAGCTCCCGGAACGACCGGGCGCCGGCAGTTCCGACGCGGTCGACGACAACCACGACCTCTGGCAGGCGATGGAACGGCTGCCACGTCGGCAACGCGCCGTAGTCGTGCTGCGCTACTTCGAAGACCTCAGCGAGGCCGACACCGCCGAGCTGCTCGGCTGCTCGCGCGGCACCGTGAAGAGCCAGCTCAGCAAGGCCCTGGCGAAGCTGCGGATCGACCCCGCGCTCGCCTCCACCGACCCCACCACCGACGAGGGGGCACAGCGATGA
- the upp gene encoding uracil phosphoribosyltransferase, giving the protein MRTHVVDHPLVAHKLTTLRDQDTDSPTFRRLADELVTLLAYEATRDVRVDEVTIQTPVSGANGVKLASPKPLVVPILRAGLGMLDGMVRLLPTAEVGFLGMIRNQETLEASTYAERLPDDLSGRQCYVLDPMLATGGTLAAAIRFLTERGADHITAICLLVAPEGCQRLEEELADLEVPVTVVTAAMDEKLNEKGYIVPGLGDAGDRLYGVAH; this is encoded by the coding sequence ATGCGTACCCACGTCGTCGACCACCCCTTGGTGGCCCACAAGCTGACCACCCTCCGCGACCAGGACACCGACAGCCCGACGTTCCGACGCCTGGCCGACGAGCTCGTCACGCTCCTGGCCTATGAGGCGACCCGCGACGTGCGGGTCGACGAGGTCACCATCCAGACGCCGGTCTCCGGTGCCAACGGGGTGAAGCTCGCCTCGCCGAAGCCCCTCGTGGTGCCGATCCTGCGCGCCGGCCTGGGGATGCTCGACGGCATGGTGCGGCTGCTGCCCACCGCCGAGGTCGGCTTCCTGGGCATGATCCGCAACCAGGAGACCCTCGAGGCCTCGACCTACGCCGAGCGGCTGCCCGACGACCTGTCCGGGCGCCAGTGCTACGTGCTCGACCCGATGCTGGCCACCGGCGGCACCCTGGCCGCGGCGATCCGCTTCCTGACCGAGCGCGGCGCCGACCACATCACCGCGATCTGCCTGTTGGTCGCCCCCGAGGGTTGCCAGCGTCTCGAGGAGGAGCTCGCGGACCTCGAGGTGCCGGTCACCGTGGTGACCGCCGCGATGGACGAGAAGCTCAACGAGAAGGGCTACATCGTCCCCGGGCTCGGCGATGCCGGCGACCGGTTGTACGGCGTCGCGCACTGA
- a CDS encoding VWA domain-containing protein encodes MSLLDRHVEFVEALRSAGIPVSLAEDIDAARAATALAWGDRETIRTAYAATLVKRAGHRQPFDELFDLYFPALTGDVRPTGLDDDPEVDEAHSGPRDTGEALNTLREELADVMTSGDPEALRDLAIEALGRFGAMPGRGPGLSSWSAYQALKRVAPEELVDRIVAGLLARGDDQPTAQRRARAQVERFTRQVEQDALRRIAEEKGARHVAESTLRPTIDNLNFLSARRSDLEGMRREIQPLARRLATRLTKEQHARRRGPLDFRRTVRASISTGGVPITTHHRPKRPHRTELVVLCDVSGSVANFAQFTLLLVFALRDQFTKVRAFTFIDHVHEVTHHFKPEADVVDVMSDLAAATSHAALWGRTNYGRAFRKFTEEHADALGPRTSLLVLGDARSNYSDLELDVFRDMVDQCRRTYWLNPEHARNWGNGDSAAPTYAEIAPMLECRNIAQLGEFVHDLV; translated from the coding sequence ATGTCCCTCCTGGATCGCCACGTCGAGTTCGTCGAGGCCCTGCGCAGCGCCGGGATCCCGGTGTCGCTGGCCGAGGACATCGACGCGGCCCGGGCGGCGACCGCGCTGGCGTGGGGCGACCGAGAGACGATCCGGACGGCGTACGCCGCGACGCTGGTGAAGCGAGCCGGGCACCGGCAGCCCTTCGACGAGCTCTTCGACCTCTACTTTCCGGCGCTCACCGGCGACGTCCGGCCGACCGGCCTCGACGACGATCCGGAGGTCGACGAGGCCCACAGCGGTCCCCGGGACACCGGGGAAGCGCTCAACACGCTGCGCGAGGAGCTGGCCGACGTGATGACCAGCGGTGACCCGGAAGCCCTGCGGGACCTCGCGATCGAGGCCCTGGGCAGGTTCGGCGCCATGCCCGGCCGCGGTCCCGGGCTCTCGTCGTGGAGTGCCTACCAAGCCCTCAAGCGGGTGGCGCCGGAGGAGCTGGTCGACCGGATCGTCGCCGGGTTGCTGGCCCGGGGCGACGACCAGCCGACGGCCCAGCGCCGGGCGCGGGCGCAGGTGGAGCGCTTCACCCGGCAGGTCGAGCAGGACGCGCTCCGCCGGATCGCGGAGGAGAAGGGTGCTCGGCACGTCGCCGAGTCGACACTGCGCCCGACGATCGACAACCTCAACTTCCTCAGCGCCCGCCGCAGCGACCTCGAGGGCATGCGGCGGGAGATCCAGCCGCTGGCCCGACGCCTGGCCACCCGGCTCACCAAGGAGCAGCATGCCCGCCGGCGCGGGCCGCTCGACTTCCGGCGTACGGTCCGGGCCTCGATCTCCACCGGAGGCGTGCCGATCACCACCCACCACCGACCGAAGCGTCCCCACCGCACCGAGCTCGTCGTGCTGTGCGACGTCAGCGGGTCGGTGGCCAACTTCGCCCAGTTCACGCTGCTGCTGGTCTTCGCGCTGCGCGACCAGTTCACCAAGGTGCGGGCCTTCACCTTCATCGACCACGTCCACGAGGTCACCCACCACTTCAAGCCGGAGGCCGATGTCGTCGACGTGATGTCCGACCTGGCCGCGGCAACGAGTCATGCGGCGCTGTGGGGGCGCACCAACTACGGCCGGGCGTTCCGCAAGTTCACCGAGGAGCACGCCGACGCCCTCGGACCGAGGACCTCACTGCTGGTGCTGGGCGATGCCCGTTCCAACTACAGCGACCTCGAGCTCGACGTCTTCCGCGACATGGTCGACCAGTGCAGGCGCACCTACTGGCTCAATCCCGAGCACGCACGCAACTGGGGCAACGGCGACAGCGCCGCCCCGACGTACGCCGAGATCGCCCCGATGCTCGAGTGCCGCAACATCGCGCAGCTCGGTGAGTTCGTGCACGACCTCGTCTGA
- a CDS encoding enoyl-CoA hydratase family protein yields the protein MTELVKYAVAEGIATLTFDSPHNRNALSRQLVTELYERLDRAEADHEVKVVVIGAEGRVFCSGADLSEAAGGSMEEGARGLVDLQRRIVAFPKPVVTRLYGAVRAGGIGIVAASDIAIASDDATFALTEVKLALAPAAISLTVIPRMTSRAAALTFLTGETFSGAEAAEHGLVTRAVPADELDDAVAAVCAALVTGAPQGLRETKALLARDLVERIDSRGDDLAALSGRLFGSEAAKEAMLAFLNRKKK from the coding sequence ATGACCGAGCTCGTGAAGTACGCCGTTGCCGAGGGCATTGCCACCCTGACCTTCGACTCGCCGCACAACCGCAACGCGTTGTCGCGCCAGCTCGTCACCGAGCTCTACGAACGCCTCGACCGCGCCGAGGCCGACCACGAGGTCAAGGTGGTCGTGATCGGCGCCGAGGGCCGGGTGTTCTGCTCGGGTGCCGACCTCTCCGAGGCAGCGGGCGGATCGATGGAGGAAGGCGCTCGCGGCCTGGTCGACCTGCAGCGCAGGATCGTGGCCTTCCCCAAGCCGGTCGTGACCCGGTTGTACGGCGCAGTGCGCGCCGGCGGCATCGGCATCGTGGCCGCCTCCGACATCGCGATCGCCAGCGACGACGCCACCTTCGCCCTCACCGAGGTGAAGCTGGCCCTGGCCCCGGCCGCCATCTCGCTGACCGTGATCCCGCGGATGACCTCGCGTGCGGCAGCACTCACCTTCCTGACCGGTGAGACGTTCAGCGGGGCCGAGGCCGCCGAGCACGGACTGGTCACCAGGGCGGTCCCGGCCGACGAGCTGGACGACGCCGTGGCCGCGGTCTGTGCCGCGCTAGTCACCGGTGCGCCCCAGGGCCTGCGCGAGACCAAGGCGCTGCTGGCCCGTGACCTGGTTGAACGCATCGACTCGCGCGGCGACGACCTCGCCGCGCTCAGCGGACGTCTCTTCGGTTCCGAGGCGGCGAAGGAAGCGATGCTCGCCTTCCTGAACCGCAAGAAGAAGTAG